The DNA sequence GGCAGGAGATAAATCAATTCGACGGAGCCGTTGCCCAGGATTAGGTTGGCAGGCGAAATATTAAGATGTTCGGCCAGGGCCTGGCAAAGTTCACGGGCGTAAGGGTCCGGGTAATGCACGATATCCGGCAGATGTTCAGTCAAGGCCCGCCAGACCGAGGGAGGAGGTCCGAGGGGGTTCATGTTAGCGCTAAAATCAATAAGTTGCTGATGACCGAAACGGATTCGGGCCAGGTTCAAATCACCGCCATGCCAGGGGCGTTCAGATTCGCTAGAGTTCATGCCTCATAATTTCTGCTATGGGGGTGGGCCTGTCAATAATTTTTTCAAATCTTATCCCAGATGACCAGTAGCCGAGATTCCTGCCCCAGGGGCAGGACGTAGCGCTGTTGTCTGGGTTCCCGGCAGTTATACTGAGACGTTAGGGCCATTGCCTCGTGCCACTGTTCCTCGTCCAGTTGAGGACCTTTGAGGGATAGCAGCCGCCCCCCGGATTGTGTCAGGGGAGCAGCCAAGGCCAGAAAGCGGGGCAGGGAAAATGCAGCCCGAGTGATTACCCCGTGAAACTGCGGCCCCCATTGGCGGGCCAGGCTGGGGGTTAGATAGACCTGCCGCACCTCCACGTTCGCTAGATTCAAGTGAATTGTTAGATACCGGAGGAAAGTGCTTTTCTTACCGGTGGGCTCCAGCAGTGTCAGGTGAAGGTGAGGT is a window from the Desulfobacca acetoxidans DSM 11109 genome containing:
- the rsmG gene encoding 16S rRNA (guanine(527)-N(7))-methyltransferase RsmG → MNRKTGYTTAAPQDLLIVGLEALGLSTSPETIRQFLVYCDELLRWNARVNLTGLKTASDVVVKHFLDSLAVWPWVRDLTSLADIGTGAGFPGLALKLALPHLHLTLLEPTGKKSTFLRYLTIHLNLANVEVRQVYLTPSLARQWGPQFHGVITRAAFSLPRFLALAAPLTQSGGRLLSLKGPQLDEEQWHEAMALTSQYNCREPRQQRYVLPLGQESRLLVIWDKI